Proteins from a genomic interval of Scatophagus argus isolate fScaArg1 chromosome 6, fScaArg1.pri, whole genome shotgun sequence:
- the lepr gene encoding leptin receptor isoform X1: MDPDADERTPRHKTTRRFEERLRFSPAKAQRGHAHAMTTTMVQSAMLTVLIHVFLLSHGAQCSGGDEGASLHSAAVDLPWQDELCCDSPSVHLTAEGDDTHAPETNRSELNLPHDPRCIFRSSTTETSPHEPSDGTCLDILCRIDENWEYLTCDLQSHGPTTSTMDAALMAVSLRRLLSQKEDTQVNVGRAAPDNPVVCEAEDSFMCSVALNRTASFVTMVTVSISNAVAPPVLLRVPARPVKPSPPVNLSHIQTIEAELILHWEDPTDSDTGLLRYEVRYSSNTTHPAWQVVSAPGEPRLSLDLKPRLNYTIQVRCSSLDSPPLWSDWSEPHHIYLDTVSYIPEKVVVRPGENVTVYCVFNDHNINASTAMWILNFEQRLHRSQYHPVNQWVSQITVRPSETRMYDLLQCTQEWTIPYSQIYVEGASIDINCETNGDIDAMECSWKNTQWTKPEFRSRWADLPCDVMEERERAGEKVGEMGHACLQVHLRQKTCTIQPLRMNCYKLWLEVPSLLGPIRSKPVYLSPIDHVKPHPPTNVKAVSQSSGVLTVTWEPPSLPVEGLQCQFRYQSPSAVRAQPEWKVQNPVRVPWAEVAVSDMCRVYVVQVRCMHASGTGYWSEWSDPVYSTPQNSRAPERGPDFWRILQDDPYRNQTNVTLLFEHLQISGDTYCVDGFIVQHQDLSGSVMRKQIELASSYSFEWNQMLQTVTVEAYNNLGSSTNNINMTLERRPKRRCMRSFSVLVINSTCVSLSWTLLDNSSVPLFMVVQWSPQRQQDSDHHKGLSGDTWARIPYTDRPTYLRGDFFGSEDCGFYLYPVFADGEGEPAYTTATRGDPAAYMMLMIISFLAVVLFVTLILSQNQMKRFVWKDVPNPNKCSWAKGLDFKKADTFDHLFRPSEGLPTWPLLLPSENISKAVIVDKVDISAPTAALVQAPLVSLTPEPATTLSVSLLLGFDSEVDQAEPGEGEVHRGGAPSFALNLDALTSSSPIIDQLQLVDPPADQPPGSTDSSAQSSVTYTTVLLSGPKPQEQQPIHLHYKDGSGSSSSDEGNFSANNSDISGSFPGGLWELDDPRRSCSYNSIEELSETSEQEVEEQAREEKDLYYLGMDYPAEDEESEEDEKQRDMETNTELLKNVVLNREDCSAESHPLLASEDSNELQSPPARGFSPLYLPQFRTAPCTRQLTAQAQDGKPQL, encoded by the exons ATGGACCCCGACGCTGATGAAAGGACACCTCGGCACAAAACCACAAGACGCTTCGAAGAGCGAC TGAGATTCAGCCCAGCCAAAGCACAGCGAGGCCATGCTCACGCTATGACCACGACCAT GGTTCAGTCTGCAATGTTGACAGTCCTGATACATGTTTTCCTGTTGTCCCACG GTGCTCAGTGTTCGGGGGGCGACGAGGGAGCCTCCCTCCACTCGGCTGCCGTGGACCTCCCCTGGCAGGATGAGCTGTGCTGTGACTCACCGTCAGTCCACCTCACTGCGGAGGGAGACGACACGCACGCACCGGAGACAAATCGCTCTGAACTGAACCTCCCACATGATCCCCGCTGCATCTTTAGGAGCTCGACAACCGAAACATCTCCTCATGAGCCCTCAGACG GCACCTGTCTGGACATTCTGTGCAGAATTGATGAAAACTGGGAATATTTAACTTGTGACCTTCAGTCTCACGGTCCAACAACATCCACTATGGACGCTGCTCTCATGGCAGTTAGCTTACGGCGTCTGTT GTCCCAGAAAGAGGACACACAGGTGAACGTTGGGAGAGCTGCACCTGATAATCCGGTTGTCTGTGAAGCAGAGGATTCCTTCATGTGTTCTGTTGCCCTCAACAGGACGGCAAGCTTTGTCACTATGGTAACCGTCAGCATCTCCAACGCTGTAGCTCCACCGGTCCTACTCAGAGTTCCTGCTCGGCCTG TGAAACCAAGTCCTCCAGTCAACCTGTCACATATCCAGACCATCGAGGCAGAACTGATTTTACACTGGGAAGATCCCACAGACTCTGATACTGGCCTGCTGAGATACGAGGTCCGATACTCCTCCAACACCACTCACCCAGCCTGGCAG GTGGTGTCTGCACCTGGAGAGCCCAGGTTGTCTCTGGATCTGAAGCCCAGGCTGAACTACACCATCCAGGTTCGCTGCTCCAGCCTGGACAGCCCTCCACTGTGGAGCGACTGGAGTGAACCTCACCACATCTACCTGGACA cgGTGAGCTACATCCCTGAGAAAGTGGTGGTGCGACCAGGGGAGAACGTAACAGTTTACTGTGTGTTCAACGACCACAACATCAATGCCAGCACGGCCATGTGGATACTCAACTTCGAACAGCGGCTTCATCGCAGCCAGTACCACCCGGTCAACCAGTGG GTCAGCCAGATCACAGTGCGTCCTTCTGAGACTCGCATGTATGACCTCCTGCAGTGTACTCAAGAGTGGACCATCCCATACAGCCAGATCTATGTAGAGG GAGCTTCCATTGATATAAACTGTGAGACGAACGGGGATATTGACGCTATGGAGTGTAGCTGGAAGAACACGCAGTGGACTAAACCGGAATTCAGGTCCAG GTGGGCTGACCTGCCGTGTGACGTGATGGAGGAACGGGAAAGAGCGGGTGAGAAAGTGGGGGAGATGGGGCACGCTTGCCTGCAGGTCCACTTGAGGCAGAAAACCTGCACCATTCAGCCTCTGAGGATGAACTGCTACAAGCTGTGGCTGGAGGTGCCGTCTCTACTGGGCCCCATCAGGTCGAAACCCGTCTACCTGTCCCCCATAGACCATG TGAAACCCCACCCGCCCACTAATGTGAAGGCAGTGAGCCAGAGCAGTGGAGTACTGACGGTCACATGGGAGCCTCCTTCCCTGCCAGTCGAGGGGCTCCAGTGTCAGTTTCGGTACCAGTCCCCATCCGCTGTGAGAGCCCAGCCGGAGTGGAAG GTACAGAATCCAGTGCGGGTGCCGTGGGCGGAGGTCGCAGTGTCCGACATGTGCCGGGTTTATGTGGTACAAGTACGCTGCATGCACGCCAGCGGCACTGGCTACTGGAGCGAATGGAGCGACCCGGTTTACTCCACACCTCAGAACAGCAGAG CTCCTGAACGCGGTCCTGATTTCTGGAGAATTCTTCAGGATGATCCATACAGAAACCAGACTAATGTCACTCTGCTGTTTGAG catcTCCAAATATCAGGGGACACTTACTGTGTGGATGGATTTATAGTCCAGCACCAGGACTTGAGTGGTTCTGTGATGAGGAAGCAGATAGAGCTGGCGTCCTCCTACAGCTTCGAGTGGAACCAGATGCtccaaactgtgactgtggaGGCTTACAATAATCTGGGCAGCTCCACTAACAACATCAACATGACACTGGAGAGACGACCCAAAC GCCGCTGCATGCGTTCGTTCAGTGTGTTGGTTATCAACAGcacctgtgtgtctctgtcgTGGACTCTGTTGGACAACAGCTCTGTACCCCTCTTCATGGTGGTCCAGTGGTCTCCACAGAGGCAGCAGGACTCTGACCATCACAAAGGCCTGAGTGGAGACACGTGGGCCAGAATACCCTACACTGACCGTCCCACTTATCTTAGAG GTGATTTCTTTGGCTCTGAGGATTGTGGCTTCTACTTGTACCCTGTGTTTGCTGATGGAGAAGGCGAGCCAGCGTACACGACAG CCACCAGAGGGGACCCTGCAGCCTATATGATGCTGATGATCATCTCCTTCCTCGCCGTCGTCCTGTTCGTCACCTTGATCCTCTCCCAAAACCA GATGAAAAGGTTTGTGTGGAAGGATGTGCCCAACCCAAACAAGTGCTCCTGGGCCAAAGGACTAGACttcaaaaag gCTGACACGTTTGATCACTTGTTCCGCCCATCAGAGGGCCTCCCAACCTGGCCGCTGCTCCTGCCTTCTGAGAACATTTCCAAAGCCGTGATAGTGGACAAGGTTGACATCTCAGCTCCCACTGCAGCTCTGGTCCAAGCCCCTCTCGTGTCCCTGACTCCGGAGCCAGCTACCACcttatctgtctctcttctgcTGGGGTTTGACTCAGAGGTTGACCAAGCGGAGCCCGGGGAAGGTGAGGTGCACCGAGGTGGCGCTCCTTCCTTTGCTCTTAATCTGGATGCTTTAACCAGTTCAAGTCCAATAATCGATCAGTTACAGCTAGTCGACCCCCCAGCAGACCAGCCCCCAGGCAGCACTGACAGCTCTGCCCAGTCTTCAGTCACATACACCACCGTGCTGCTCTCCGGTCCCAAGCCGCAGGAGCAGCAGCCCATTCATCTCCACTACAAGGATGGCAGTGGCAGCAGTTCCAGTGATGAAGGCAATTTCTCCGCAAACAACTCGGACATTTCTGGATCTTTCCCCGGGGGCCTGTGGGAGCTGGACGACCCGCGGCGCTCCTGCTCCTATAATTCTATTGAGGAGCTTTCTGAAACATCAGAGCAAGAAGTAGAAGAGCAGGCGAGGGAGGAGAAGGACTTGTATTATCTAGGAATGGACTATCCAGCAGAGGACGAGGAAAGCGAGGAAGACGAGAAGCAGAGAGACATGGAGACAAACACTGAGCTGCTCAAAAATGTGGTTTTGAACAGAGAAGACTGTTCTGCGGAGTCGCACCCTTTGCTCGCCTCCGAGGACTCGAACGAGCTGCAGTCGCCGCCAGCGCGTGGCTTCTCTCCACTGTACCTGCCTCAGTTCAGAACTGCTCCATGCACGAGGCAACTCACAGCTCAGGCACAAGACGGCAAACCCCAGCTGTGA
- the lepr gene encoding leptin receptor isoform X2, translating to MTTTMVQSAMLTVLIHVFLLSHGAQCSGGDEGASLHSAAVDLPWQDELCCDSPSVHLTAEGDDTHAPETNRSELNLPHDPRCIFRSSTTETSPHEPSDGTCLDILCRIDENWEYLTCDLQSHGPTTSTMDAALMAVSLRRLLSQKEDTQVNVGRAAPDNPVVCEAEDSFMCSVALNRTASFVTMVTVSISNAVAPPVLLRVPARPVKPSPPVNLSHIQTIEAELILHWEDPTDSDTGLLRYEVRYSSNTTHPAWQVVSAPGEPRLSLDLKPRLNYTIQVRCSSLDSPPLWSDWSEPHHIYLDTVSYIPEKVVVRPGENVTVYCVFNDHNINASTAMWILNFEQRLHRSQYHPVNQWVSQITVRPSETRMYDLLQCTQEWTIPYSQIYVEGASIDINCETNGDIDAMECSWKNTQWTKPEFRSRWADLPCDVMEERERAGEKVGEMGHACLQVHLRQKTCTIQPLRMNCYKLWLEVPSLLGPIRSKPVYLSPIDHVKPHPPTNVKAVSQSSGVLTVTWEPPSLPVEGLQCQFRYQSPSAVRAQPEWKVQNPVRVPWAEVAVSDMCRVYVVQVRCMHASGTGYWSEWSDPVYSTPQNSRAPERGPDFWRILQDDPYRNQTNVTLLFEHLQISGDTYCVDGFIVQHQDLSGSVMRKQIELASSYSFEWNQMLQTVTVEAYNNLGSSTNNINMTLERRPKRRCMRSFSVLVINSTCVSLSWTLLDNSSVPLFMVVQWSPQRQQDSDHHKGLSGDTWARIPYTDRPTYLRGDFFGSEDCGFYLYPVFADGEGEPAYTTATRGDPAAYMMLMIISFLAVVLFVTLILSQNQMKRFVWKDVPNPNKCSWAKGLDFKKADTFDHLFRPSEGLPTWPLLLPSENISKAVIVDKVDISAPTAALVQAPLVSLTPEPATTLSVSLLLGFDSEVDQAEPGEGEVHRGGAPSFALNLDALTSSSPIIDQLQLVDPPADQPPGSTDSSAQSSVTYTTVLLSGPKPQEQQPIHLHYKDGSGSSSSDEGNFSANNSDISGSFPGGLWELDDPRRSCSYNSIEELSETSEQEVEEQAREEKDLYYLGMDYPAEDEESEEDEKQRDMETNTELLKNVVLNREDCSAESHPLLASEDSNELQSPPARGFSPLYLPQFRTAPCTRQLTAQAQDGKPQL from the exons ATGACCACGACCAT GGTTCAGTCTGCAATGTTGACAGTCCTGATACATGTTTTCCTGTTGTCCCACG GTGCTCAGTGTTCGGGGGGCGACGAGGGAGCCTCCCTCCACTCGGCTGCCGTGGACCTCCCCTGGCAGGATGAGCTGTGCTGTGACTCACCGTCAGTCCACCTCACTGCGGAGGGAGACGACACGCACGCACCGGAGACAAATCGCTCTGAACTGAACCTCCCACATGATCCCCGCTGCATCTTTAGGAGCTCGACAACCGAAACATCTCCTCATGAGCCCTCAGACG GCACCTGTCTGGACATTCTGTGCAGAATTGATGAAAACTGGGAATATTTAACTTGTGACCTTCAGTCTCACGGTCCAACAACATCCACTATGGACGCTGCTCTCATGGCAGTTAGCTTACGGCGTCTGTT GTCCCAGAAAGAGGACACACAGGTGAACGTTGGGAGAGCTGCACCTGATAATCCGGTTGTCTGTGAAGCAGAGGATTCCTTCATGTGTTCTGTTGCCCTCAACAGGACGGCAAGCTTTGTCACTATGGTAACCGTCAGCATCTCCAACGCTGTAGCTCCACCGGTCCTACTCAGAGTTCCTGCTCGGCCTG TGAAACCAAGTCCTCCAGTCAACCTGTCACATATCCAGACCATCGAGGCAGAACTGATTTTACACTGGGAAGATCCCACAGACTCTGATACTGGCCTGCTGAGATACGAGGTCCGATACTCCTCCAACACCACTCACCCAGCCTGGCAG GTGGTGTCTGCACCTGGAGAGCCCAGGTTGTCTCTGGATCTGAAGCCCAGGCTGAACTACACCATCCAGGTTCGCTGCTCCAGCCTGGACAGCCCTCCACTGTGGAGCGACTGGAGTGAACCTCACCACATCTACCTGGACA cgGTGAGCTACATCCCTGAGAAAGTGGTGGTGCGACCAGGGGAGAACGTAACAGTTTACTGTGTGTTCAACGACCACAACATCAATGCCAGCACGGCCATGTGGATACTCAACTTCGAACAGCGGCTTCATCGCAGCCAGTACCACCCGGTCAACCAGTGG GTCAGCCAGATCACAGTGCGTCCTTCTGAGACTCGCATGTATGACCTCCTGCAGTGTACTCAAGAGTGGACCATCCCATACAGCCAGATCTATGTAGAGG GAGCTTCCATTGATATAAACTGTGAGACGAACGGGGATATTGACGCTATGGAGTGTAGCTGGAAGAACACGCAGTGGACTAAACCGGAATTCAGGTCCAG GTGGGCTGACCTGCCGTGTGACGTGATGGAGGAACGGGAAAGAGCGGGTGAGAAAGTGGGGGAGATGGGGCACGCTTGCCTGCAGGTCCACTTGAGGCAGAAAACCTGCACCATTCAGCCTCTGAGGATGAACTGCTACAAGCTGTGGCTGGAGGTGCCGTCTCTACTGGGCCCCATCAGGTCGAAACCCGTCTACCTGTCCCCCATAGACCATG TGAAACCCCACCCGCCCACTAATGTGAAGGCAGTGAGCCAGAGCAGTGGAGTACTGACGGTCACATGGGAGCCTCCTTCCCTGCCAGTCGAGGGGCTCCAGTGTCAGTTTCGGTACCAGTCCCCATCCGCTGTGAGAGCCCAGCCGGAGTGGAAG GTACAGAATCCAGTGCGGGTGCCGTGGGCGGAGGTCGCAGTGTCCGACATGTGCCGGGTTTATGTGGTACAAGTACGCTGCATGCACGCCAGCGGCACTGGCTACTGGAGCGAATGGAGCGACCCGGTTTACTCCACACCTCAGAACAGCAGAG CTCCTGAACGCGGTCCTGATTTCTGGAGAATTCTTCAGGATGATCCATACAGAAACCAGACTAATGTCACTCTGCTGTTTGAG catcTCCAAATATCAGGGGACACTTACTGTGTGGATGGATTTATAGTCCAGCACCAGGACTTGAGTGGTTCTGTGATGAGGAAGCAGATAGAGCTGGCGTCCTCCTACAGCTTCGAGTGGAACCAGATGCtccaaactgtgactgtggaGGCTTACAATAATCTGGGCAGCTCCACTAACAACATCAACATGACACTGGAGAGACGACCCAAAC GCCGCTGCATGCGTTCGTTCAGTGTGTTGGTTATCAACAGcacctgtgtgtctctgtcgTGGACTCTGTTGGACAACAGCTCTGTACCCCTCTTCATGGTGGTCCAGTGGTCTCCACAGAGGCAGCAGGACTCTGACCATCACAAAGGCCTGAGTGGAGACACGTGGGCCAGAATACCCTACACTGACCGTCCCACTTATCTTAGAG GTGATTTCTTTGGCTCTGAGGATTGTGGCTTCTACTTGTACCCTGTGTTTGCTGATGGAGAAGGCGAGCCAGCGTACACGACAG CCACCAGAGGGGACCCTGCAGCCTATATGATGCTGATGATCATCTCCTTCCTCGCCGTCGTCCTGTTCGTCACCTTGATCCTCTCCCAAAACCA GATGAAAAGGTTTGTGTGGAAGGATGTGCCCAACCCAAACAAGTGCTCCTGGGCCAAAGGACTAGACttcaaaaag gCTGACACGTTTGATCACTTGTTCCGCCCATCAGAGGGCCTCCCAACCTGGCCGCTGCTCCTGCCTTCTGAGAACATTTCCAAAGCCGTGATAGTGGACAAGGTTGACATCTCAGCTCCCACTGCAGCTCTGGTCCAAGCCCCTCTCGTGTCCCTGACTCCGGAGCCAGCTACCACcttatctgtctctcttctgcTGGGGTTTGACTCAGAGGTTGACCAAGCGGAGCCCGGGGAAGGTGAGGTGCACCGAGGTGGCGCTCCTTCCTTTGCTCTTAATCTGGATGCTTTAACCAGTTCAAGTCCAATAATCGATCAGTTACAGCTAGTCGACCCCCCAGCAGACCAGCCCCCAGGCAGCACTGACAGCTCTGCCCAGTCTTCAGTCACATACACCACCGTGCTGCTCTCCGGTCCCAAGCCGCAGGAGCAGCAGCCCATTCATCTCCACTACAAGGATGGCAGTGGCAGCAGTTCCAGTGATGAAGGCAATTTCTCCGCAAACAACTCGGACATTTCTGGATCTTTCCCCGGGGGCCTGTGGGAGCTGGACGACCCGCGGCGCTCCTGCTCCTATAATTCTATTGAGGAGCTTTCTGAAACATCAGAGCAAGAAGTAGAAGAGCAGGCGAGGGAGGAGAAGGACTTGTATTATCTAGGAATGGACTATCCAGCAGAGGACGAGGAAAGCGAGGAAGACGAGAAGCAGAGAGACATGGAGACAAACACTGAGCTGCTCAAAAATGTGGTTTTGAACAGAGAAGACTGTTCTGCGGAGTCGCACCCTTTGCTCGCCTCCGAGGACTCGAACGAGCTGCAGTCGCCGCCAGCGCGTGGCTTCTCTCCACTGTACCTGCCTCAGTTCAGAACTGCTCCATGCACGAGGCAACTCACAGCTCAGGCACAAGACGGCAAACCCCAGCTGTGA